The following proteins are encoded in a genomic region of Mycolicibacterium rutilum:
- a CDS encoding Mu transposase domain-containing protein → MLTWEDDLEVHALRRRGWSISAIARHTGFDRKTVRKYLAGGGEPGVRARSGPDPFDPFVDYVTARLTEDPHLWARTLFDELEQLGFGLSYQSLTRNIRARDLRPVCEACRTATQRPNAVIPHAPGEETQWDWLELPDPPASWGWGKTAHLLVGSLAHSGKWRAALAPSEGQPHLVACLDRVTRGLGGVTRVWRFDRMATVCDPGSGRVTASFAGVAKHYGVSVAVCPARRGNRKGVVEKVNHTAAQRWWRTLADEATVEQAQVSLDRFAAVRGDTRLRATADGRSSVAVVAKTEPLAPAPASPYPVIVSETRTASRQALVSYRGNRYSVPPELAAAQVVVSHPVGGQFCDIATTGGIVIARHRMAADGLGVMVRDSGHVIALDTAAMATATTGRPHRRKERIPPGPAAKAAAAQLLRLDAETIQTSTPSTNSTVIDLSAYERAAQNRTIQ, encoded by the coding sequence ATGCTCACATGGGAGGACGATTTGGAAGTACATGCCCTACGCCGTCGTGGCTGGTCGATCTCAGCGATCGCCCGCCACACTGGTTTCGACCGCAAGACGGTCCGCAAGTATCTGGCCGGTGGCGGCGAACCGGGGGTCCGTGCCCGCAGCGGTCCGGACCCGTTCGATCCGTTCGTCGACTACGTCACCGCCCGGTTGACCGAGGACCCGCACCTGTGGGCGCGCACCCTGTTCGACGAGCTCGAGCAGCTGGGGTTCGGCCTGTCGTATCAGAGCCTGACGCGCAACATCCGGGCCCGGGATCTGCGTCCGGTGTGCGAGGCGTGCCGCACGGCCACACAGCGCCCGAACGCGGTGATCCCGCACGCCCCGGGTGAGGAAACCCAATGGGACTGGCTGGAATTGCCCGATCCGCCGGCATCCTGGGGGTGGGGCAAGACCGCGCATCTGCTGGTGGGCTCGCTAGCGCATTCGGGCAAGTGGCGCGCCGCCCTGGCGCCCTCGGAAGGCCAGCCGCACCTGGTCGCCTGCCTGGACCGGGTGACCCGAGGCCTGGGCGGGGTCACGCGGGTGTGGCGTTTTGACCGGATGGCCACGGTGTGTGATCCCGGCTCGGGTCGGGTGACCGCGTCGTTCGCCGGGGTGGCCAAGCACTACGGCGTCTCAGTGGCGGTCTGCCCGGCTCGGCGGGGCAACCGTAAGGGTGTGGTGGAGAAGGTCAATCACACTGCGGCGCAGCGCTGGTGGCGGACGCTGGCCGACGAGGCCACCGTGGAGCAGGCTCAGGTGAGCCTGGATCGCTTCGCCGCGGTGCGCGGCGACACCCGGCTGCGGGCCACCGCCGACGGCCGGTCCTCGGTCGCTGTGGTGGCCAAGACCGAGCCGTTGGCACCTGCGCCGGCGTCGCCGTATCCGGTGATCGTGTCGGAGACTCGCACAGCGTCGCGGCAGGCGTTGGTGTCCTATCGCGGTAACCGTTATTCGGTGCCCCCGGAACTGGCGGCGGCTCAGGTCGTGGTCAGCCATCCTGTCGGTGGCCAGTTCTGCGACATCGCCACCACTGGCGGGATCGTGATCGCCCGCCACCGGATGGCCGCCGACGGGCTCGGGGTGATGGTGCGCGACAGCGGCCATGTCATCGCCCTCGATACCGCCGCGATGGCCACCGCCACCACCGGACGCCCACACCGCCGCAAAGAACGCATCCCACCCGGCCCAGCCGCCAAAGCCGCTGCCGCACAACTACTGCGGCTCGATGCCGAAACAATCCAAACATCAACTCCATCAACCAATTCCACCGTCATCGACCTGTCCGCCTACGAGCGGGCCGCCCAGAACAGGACCATCCAATGA
- a CDS encoding zinc-ribbon domain-containing protein gives MGAPKPGQSLAERLPDLAAQWHPVRNGGLTPVKVTVKSGKRAWWLCPDCGNEWEAQIGSRADGSGCKVCATRQVAAAHGKPDTGHSLAEQDSELASQWHPTRNADLTPADVTGNSGKKAWWMCPRGHEWQAMINNRTKARGCPKCILWGTSAEEIRLRHELVAAGVPIDVEHSMIYPPRGRPLNCDMVAPPWNLVIEFDGNRFHKTAEGHEKDCRKTAALEDAGWSVIRIREDLKPIGQYDVMVPKFSSEVERAKAVLRRLDQLGRRVTHHDEYLSTSEPWAAAAAAAEIQRPRPRSLASERPELAAEWDPIKNAPQTPEHVTFGSGQKAWWLCPECGNSWQAVIGSRASGVGCPVCGRKSSLEKRRKRTSLLADRPVPGDHR, from the coding sequence TTGGGCGCTCCCAAGCCCGGGCAGTCGCTGGCGGAACGACTTCCAGACCTCGCTGCGCAATGGCATCCTGTGCGCAACGGTGGTCTCACCCCGGTCAAAGTCACCGTGAAGAGTGGGAAACGCGCCTGGTGGTTGTGCCCCGATTGCGGTAACGAGTGGGAGGCACAAATTGGCAGCCGCGCAGACGGTTCCGGGTGCAAGGTATGCGCGACGCGGCAGGTAGCTGCGGCTCACGGCAAACCCGACACAGGGCATTCCCTTGCCGAACAGGACTCAGAACTGGCCAGCCAGTGGCACCCGACTCGCAACGCCGATCTGACGCCTGCCGATGTCACGGGCAACAGCGGCAAGAAGGCATGGTGGATGTGTCCTCGTGGCCACGAATGGCAGGCGATGATCAACAACAGGACGAAGGCGCGGGGTTGTCCGAAGTGCATCCTGTGGGGTACGAGCGCCGAGGAGATTCGTCTACGGCACGAGCTCGTCGCCGCCGGCGTGCCGATAGATGTCGAACACTCGATGATCTACCCGCCGCGGGGCAGGCCGCTCAACTGCGACATGGTTGCGCCCCCGTGGAATCTCGTTATTGAGTTCGATGGCAACAGGTTTCACAAGACGGCAGAAGGCCACGAGAAGGACTGCCGCAAGACCGCGGCATTGGAAGACGCCGGCTGGTCGGTCATTCGCATCCGGGAGGACCTCAAACCAATCGGGCAATACGACGTGATGGTGCCGAAGTTCTCGTCCGAAGTTGAGCGCGCCAAGGCCGTGCTCCGCAGACTCGATCAACTCGGCCGCCGCGTCACGCACCACGACGAATACCTAAGTACTAGCGAGCCCTGGGCCGCAGCGGCCGCCGCGGCGGAAATTCAACGGCCCCGGCCTCGGTCGTTGGCGTCGGAGCGGCCGGAACTGGCCGCTGAATGGGATCCGATCAAGAACGCACCACAGACACCCGAGCACGTCACATTCGGTAGCGGGCAGAAAGCATGGTGGCTCTGCCCAGAGTGCGGCAACAGCTGGCAAGCCGTAATCGGAAGTCGCGCCTCGGGTGTCGGGTGCCCGGTCTGCGGACGCAAATCCAGTTTGGAAAAGCGACGCAAACGAACCTCACTGCTTGCTGACAGGCCGGTGCCCGGCGATCATCGCTGA
- the istB gene encoding IS21-like element helper ATPase IstB: protein MTPTPRTPKTTRAAAEEAPSAAASRYQQLRSHLAELKLAAAAEALPAVLDQASAEGLSLTVALERLLAVEVEASTARRLAGRLRFACLPTPATLVDFDVDAAAGIDRKLIDELGTCRYLESATNILLIGPPGTGKTHLSVGLARAAAHAGYRTYFTTAADLAARCHRAAIEGRWATTMRFYAGPTLLVIDELGYLPLPAEAASALFQVVSQRYLKTSIVITTNRGVGAWGDILGDTTVAAAMLDRLLHRSVVINLDGESYRLRDHQAAAETLRRTTTGNRQQLH, encoded by the coding sequence ATGACCCCCACCCCACGCACCCCGAAGACCACTAGGGCCGCCGCCGAGGAGGCGCCGTCGGCAGCCGCGAGCCGCTATCAACAGCTGCGCTCGCATCTGGCCGAGCTCAAACTGGCTGCCGCCGCCGAAGCCTTGCCCGCCGTCTTGGACCAGGCCAGCGCCGAAGGACTCTCGCTCACCGTCGCCTTGGAGCGGCTGCTGGCCGTCGAAGTCGAGGCCAGCACCGCGCGCCGCCTAGCGGGCCGGTTGCGGTTCGCTTGCCTGCCCACCCCGGCCACCCTCGTAGATTTCGATGTCGATGCCGCCGCCGGGATCGACCGCAAGCTCATCGATGAGTTGGGCACGTGTCGCTACCTCGAATCGGCGACCAACATCTTGCTCATCGGCCCACCGGGCACCGGCAAGACACACCTCAGCGTCGGCCTCGCCAGAGCTGCCGCGCACGCCGGCTACCGGACCTACTTCACCACCGCCGCGGATCTGGCCGCCCGCTGTCACCGCGCCGCCATCGAAGGACGCTGGGCCACCACCATGCGCTTCTACGCCGGACCGACGCTGCTGGTGATCGACGAACTGGGCTACCTGCCGTTGCCCGCCGAGGCCGCATCGGCGCTGTTTCAGGTTGTCTCCCAACGATATTTGAAGACCAGCATCGTCATCACCACCAACCGCGGGGTGGGTGCTTGGGGCGACATCCTCGGCGACACCACCGTCGCCGCCGCCATGCTCGACCGCCTGCTGCACCGCTCCGTGGTAATCAACCTCGACGGCGAGTCCTACCGCCTACGCGACCACCAAGCGGCCGCCGAAACGCTACGCCGAACCACCACCGGCAACCGCCAACAACTACACTGA
- the istA gene encoding IS21 family transposase, with the protein MISLEDWALIRHLYRSEGLSQRAIARQLGIARDTVAAAVASDGPPKYERASAPSAINEVEPRIRALLTAYPTMPATVIAERVGWTGSISWFRERVRAIRPEYLPADPVDRLEHPQGRVVQCDLWFPAPKIPVGFDQETMLPVLVMVAAFSRFIAAVMLPSRQTMDLVAGMWQLLSQNFTAIPHELWWDNEAGIGRRGRLTESVTALMGTLGSRLVQLKPYDPESKGMVERANRYLETSFLPGRFFISPQDFNSQLDQWLRTANARRVRVLDGRPVDFIDADRAHMLALPPVPPVVQSVSSVRLGRDYYVRVAGNDYSVDPGAIGQLVEVTTTLAQVTVARGGRLLAAHDRCWAARQTLTDPAHVAAAAALRQQFQTGQPPTAGDHLVRDLADYDRAFGVEFTTGTATSDGEVA; encoded by the coding sequence GTGATCTCCTTGGAAGACTGGGCCTTGATCCGGCATCTTTACCGCAGCGAAGGGCTATCGCAGCGGGCCATCGCACGGCAACTCGGCATCGCGCGAGACACCGTGGCGGCCGCGGTGGCAAGTGATGGTCCGCCGAAGTACGAGCGGGCCTCGGCGCCGTCGGCGATCAACGAGGTGGAGCCCCGAATCCGGGCGTTGTTGACGGCCTACCCGACGATGCCGGCGACGGTGATCGCCGAGCGGGTCGGGTGGACCGGTTCGATCTCCTGGTTCCGGGAGCGGGTCCGGGCGATCCGCCCGGAGTACCTGCCGGCTGATCCGGTCGACCGCCTCGAGCATCCGCAGGGACGGGTGGTGCAGTGCGACCTGTGGTTCCCGGCGCCCAAGATCCCGGTCGGTTTCGACCAGGAGACGATGCTGCCGGTGCTGGTGATGGTGGCAGCGTTCTCCCGCTTCATCGCCGCGGTGATGCTGCCCTCACGCCAAACCATGGACTTGGTGGCCGGGATGTGGCAGCTGCTCTCGCAGAACTTCACCGCGATACCGCACGAGTTGTGGTGGGACAACGAGGCCGGGATCGGACGGCGCGGCCGGTTGACCGAGTCGGTCACGGCATTGATGGGGACGCTGGGGTCGCGGCTGGTGCAACTCAAACCCTATGACCCCGAATCCAAGGGCATGGTCGAGCGAGCCAACCGATATCTGGAGACGTCGTTTCTGCCCGGCCGCTTCTTCATCTCACCGCAGGATTTCAACAGTCAACTCGACCAATGGCTTCGGACTGCCAACGCGCGTCGGGTGCGGGTCCTCGATGGTCGCCCGGTCGACTTCATCGATGCCGATCGAGCCCACATGTTGGCGCTGCCGCCGGTGCCGCCGGTCGTGCAGTCGGTTTCCTCGGTGCGGCTGGGACGTGACTACTACGTGCGGGTGGCCGGTAACGACTACTCCGTGGACCCGGGTGCGATCGGCCAACTCGTCGAGGTGACCACCACCCTTGCCCAGGTGACGGTGGCCCGAGGCGGCCGCCTGCTGGCGGCTCATGACCGCTGCTGGGCGGCGCGACAAACGCTGACCGATCCCGCCCACGTCGCCGCCGCCGCAGCGCTGCGACAGCAGTTCCAAACCGGCCAGCCACCCACCGCAGGTGATCACCTGGTTCGCGATCTGGCCGACTACGACCGCGCATTCGGCGTCGAATTCACCACTGGCACAGCGACCTCCGATGGTGAGGTGGCATGA